The Bacillus alveayuensis genome has a segment encoding these proteins:
- a CDS encoding hypothetical protein (product_source=Hypo-rule applied): MKTNMFSVHLQKFFCISELNPQQSVMTAIVKRRPPSLGMIKPFIAAILSDSTPTNDLSSMVQSQ; the protein is encoded by the coding sequence GTGAAGACGAACATGTTCTCCGTACACTTACAAAAATTCTTCTGTATTTCCGAATTAAATCCGCAGCAATCGGTGATGACAGCAATCGTAAAAAGAAGACCGCCGTCTCTCGGTATGATCAAGCCTTTTATAGCGGCCATTTTGTCTGATTCAACACCTACAAATGACCTTTCTTCAATGGTTCAAAGTCAATGA